A genome region from Rhodopseudomonas boonkerdii includes the following:
- a CDS encoding ABC transporter ATP-binding protein, protein MASKPPQKPPSDDATDPLDEKFALPVGAAAAAVPSTKPPAPEKLVTDKGAKARPVDDDEDEDEDDDDDDEELVVFTAREAAGAFGTVYAFTRPFLANRRKMLAFVGFGVLVETLFNVIMPLSLKFLIDDALGEEDFEALIKILSVLAVAGVVTSIVAIWYERWDARLAASIIASARERLFGHVQELPSAYFARTKRGETLSRFSVDMASYETCIKTFANSALLPFLELIAGILLMIYLNWQLAMVALLIFPITLIGPRILTPKAVQANYEQKQSEASILGTIQENIAAQAVIKAFSLQRRTMGWFRLRNDDTSKKIAAATFLSTMVERSVTVSVLLLHLVVLAIGAYLATKGQITVGTFVTFESAFWEVSYNIAHVMHFIPVSIQTAAAVRHMNEMLDEPTRGADKPNAPELPRVVHDIAFDRVTFQYENSRAPVLDNLSLKLDVGKKIAIVGPSGSGKSTLLNLILRLYMPDEGKVTIDGVDIRKVTRESLRSHMAVVFQENMLFNMSIRENIRLGKEGATDEEVVEAAKKAEIHRYIMTLPDKYDTQVGERGDTLSGGQRQRIAIARAIVRNPSVLLLDEATSALDQTTEAALNATLFKLAEGRTMISSTHRLTSVVDMDEIIVISGGRVIERGSHAQLLALGGTYRELWDNQGRHTADEHEDEDDDEEDEDDEE, encoded by the coding sequence ATGGCGTCGAAGCCTCCTCAGAAGCCCCCATCCGACGACGCCACCGATCCGCTCGACGAGAAGTTTGCGCTGCCAGTCGGCGCAGCCGCTGCAGCGGTGCCGAGCACGAAGCCGCCGGCGCCGGAAAAGCTCGTTACTGACAAGGGCGCCAAGGCCAGGCCCGTCGATGACGACGAGGATGAAGACGAGGACGATGATGATGACGACGAGGAGCTCGTCGTCTTCACCGCGCGCGAGGCCGCGGGCGCCTTCGGCACGGTCTACGCGTTTACACGGCCGTTTCTCGCCAACCGGCGCAAGATGCTGGCCTTCGTTGGCTTCGGCGTTCTCGTCGAGACGTTGTTCAACGTCATCATGCCGCTCAGCCTCAAATTCCTCATCGACGATGCGCTCGGCGAGGAAGATTTCGAGGCGCTGATCAAAATCCTCTCGGTCCTGGCCGTGGCCGGCGTCGTCACGTCGATCGTGGCGATCTGGTACGAGCGCTGGGATGCGCGGCTCGCGGCCTCGATCATCGCGAGCGCGCGCGAGCGTCTGTTTGGCCATGTGCAGGAACTGCCATCGGCTTATTTTGCGCGGACCAAGCGCGGCGAAACGCTGTCGCGCTTCTCCGTCGACATGGCGTCCTATGAGACCTGCATCAAGACATTTGCCAACAGCGCGTTGTTGCCGTTCCTGGAACTGATCGCCGGCATCCTGCTGATGATCTATCTGAACTGGCAGCTCGCAATGGTCGCGCTGCTGATCTTTCCGATCACGCTGATCGGCCCCCGCATTCTCACGCCAAAGGCGGTGCAGGCCAATTACGAGCAGAAGCAGAGCGAAGCGTCGATCCTGGGCACCATCCAGGAAAACATCGCCGCGCAGGCGGTGATCAAGGCCTTCAGCCTGCAGCGCCGCACCATGGGCTGGTTCCGGCTGCGCAACGACGATACCAGCAAGAAGATCGCAGCGGCGACCTTTCTCTCCACCATGGTGGAGCGCTCGGTCACCGTCTCCGTGCTGCTGTTGCATCTCGTGGTGCTGGCGATCGGCGCCTATCTCGCCACCAAGGGGCAGATCACCGTCGGCACCTTCGTCACATTCGAGAGCGCGTTCTGGGAGGTGTCCTACAACATCGCCCATGTGATGCACTTCATCCCGGTCTCGATCCAGACCGCGGCTGCGGTGCGTCATATGAACGAGATGCTGGACGAGCCGACCCGAGGCGCGGACAAGCCGAATGCGCCGGAGCTGCCCCGTGTCGTGCACGACATCGCTTTCGACCGCGTCACCTTCCAGTACGAGAACAGCCGCGCGCCGGTGCTCGACAATCTCAGCCTGAAGCTTGATGTCGGCAAGAAGATCGCCATCGTCGGCCCGTCCGGCTCGGGCAAGAGCACGCTGCTGAATCTGATTCTGCGGCTCTATATGCCCGACGAGGGCAAGGTGACCATCGACGGCGTCGACATCCGCAAGGTGACGCGCGAGTCCCTGCGCAGCCACATGGCCGTCGTGTTCCAGGAGAACATGCTGTTCAACATGTCGATCCGCGAGAACATCCGGCTCGGCAAGGAGGGCGCTACGGACGAGGAGGTGGTAGAGGCGGCCAAGAAGGCCGAAATCCATCGCTACATCATGACGCTGCCGGACAAGTACGACACCCAGGTCGGCGAGCGCGGCGACACGCTGTCCGGTGGCCAGCGCCAGCGCATCGCTATCGCGCGAGCCATCGTGCGCAATCCGTCGGTGCTGCTGCTCGACGAGGCGACATCGGCGCTCGACCAGACGACGGAAGCGGCATTGAACGCCACTCTGTTCAAGCTCGCCGAAGGCCGCACCATGATCTCCTCGACCCACCGGCTGACCTCGGTCGTCGATATGGACGAGATCATCGTCATCAGCGGGGGCAGGGTGATCGAGCGCGGCTCGCATGCCCAGCTGCTGGCGCTCGGCGGCACCTATCGCGAGCTGTGGGACAATCAGGGGCGTCACACCGCCGACGAGCATGAGGATGAAGACGACGACGAGGAGGA
- a CDS encoding FAD-dependent oxidoreductase — MLDLAIVGGGPGGLMSAWYLKKKLGDLCRVTIYEASDRLGGKIVTRKFDSSPAMYEAGVAEIYDYSMIGPDPLRELIQHFGLQTIPMDAEQVMLDGELLDDVPGMRRKYGAKTAAAIEAFRKKCAKMITPLEYYEGVGAHDNENPWAWMTAEELLDKEVSDPTAKRFFKAMARSDIATEAHNTNGLNALKNFVMDIDGYIGLYSIQNGNEQLISCLRSEVAADILLNHRVLRVGKTGEGRYRLDMMNGKGPETRDFDLVVMCLPHSWLATMRWDGEELRKSMVKHVAYFDRPAHYLRISLLFDTPFWGEQIPGAWFMSEAFGGCCVYNEGARHDVGKHGVLNWLIAGSDALAFANLSDEELIDAAIKSLPASFGDARSHLVEGKIHRWLSSVNAIPGGMPVRDVMTNHRPEPKDHPGIVVVGDYLFDSTLNGLLDSSDAATDIIVTEMMKLRRARGVNGIVAPDKIDNDYFKNYRGVGPYSEVWSQFTDPAYLMNLIKIVWGRAKGYKLLVAGSASGELVGALRARGIDAWGVENNKAIHAKTPKALLKFNKLGSITDLPFKDEQFDFVFETSLCHVADKQIVTAIGELNRVIKTGLIFGSVTSDMAPAVIDRYDLLRGVKKLGTWWEWSELFFGNGFDLSMHRRDCTEAVWEATLAAGKGPGHWYADADSLRYSFFDKVEAEED, encoded by the coding sequence ATGCTGGATCTTGCGATTGTTGGTGGCGGCCCGGGCGGCTTGATGAGCGCCTGGTATCTGAAGAAGAAGCTCGGCGACCTCTGCCGTGTCACCATCTATGAGGCATCCGATCGTCTCGGCGGCAAGATCGTCACCCGCAAGTTCGACAGCTCGCCCGCCATGTATGAAGCTGGCGTCGCCGAAATCTACGATTACTCGATGATCGGCCCCGATCCGCTGCGCGAGCTGATCCAGCATTTCGGGCTGCAGACAATCCCGATGGATGCCGAGCAGGTGATGCTCGATGGCGAGCTGCTCGACGATGTTCCGGGCATGCGCAGGAAATACGGCGCCAAGACTGCGGCCGCCATCGAGGCGTTCCGCAAGAAGTGCGCGAAGATGATCACGCCGCTGGAATATTACGAAGGCGTCGGCGCGCACGACAACGAGAATCCGTGGGCGTGGATGACTGCGGAGGAATTGCTCGACAAGGAAGTGAGCGATCCCACCGCCAAACGCTTCTTCAAGGCGATGGCGCGCTCGGATATCGCAACCGAAGCGCACAACACCAACGGCCTCAATGCGCTGAAGAACTTCGTGATGGATATCGACGGCTATATCGGCCTGTATTCGATCCAGAACGGCAATGAGCAGCTGATCTCCTGCCTGCGCTCGGAGGTCGCGGCTGACATCCTGCTCAATCACCGCGTCCTCAGGGTCGGCAAGACCGGGGAGGGGCGCTATCGCCTCGATATGATGAACGGCAAGGGACCGGAGACGCGCGACTTCGATCTGGTGGTGATGTGCCTGCCGCATTCCTGGCTGGCCACCATGCGCTGGGACGGGGAAGAGCTGCGCAAGTCGATGGTCAAGCATGTCGCTTACTTCGACCGTCCAGCGCACTACCTTCGGATTTCGCTGCTGTTCGACACTCCGTTCTGGGGCGAGCAGATTCCCGGCGCCTGGTTCATGTCGGAAGCATTCGGCGGCTGCTGCGTCTATAACGAAGGCGCACGCCACGATGTCGGCAAGCACGGCGTGCTGAACTGGCTGATCGCGGGTTCGGATGCGCTGGCCTTTGCCAATCTCTCGGACGAGGAACTGATCGACGCGGCGATCAAGTCGCTGCCGGCTTCGTTCGGCGACGCGCGTTCGCATCTCGTCGAAGGCAAGATTCACCGCTGGCTGTCGTCCGTCAATGCCATCCCCGGCGGCATGCCGGTGCGCGACGTCATGACCAATCACCGGCCGGAGCCGAAAGACCATCCGGGGATCGTGGTGGTCGGTGACTATCTGTTCGACTCCACGCTGAACGGTCTCTTGGACTCCTCGGATGCCGCCACCGACATCATCGTCACCGAGATGATGAAGCTGCGGCGTGCGCGTGGCGTGAACGGCATCGTTGCCCCCGACAAGATCGATAACGATTATTTCAAGAACTATCGCGGCGTCGGGCCCTACAGCGAGGTTTGGAGCCAGTTCACCGACCCCGCCTATCTGATGAACCTCATCAAGATCGTCTGGGGCCGCGCCAAGGGCTACAAGTTGCTGGTCGCGGGCTCGGCGTCGGGCGAGCTGGTCGGCGCGCTGCGCGCCAGGGGGATCGATGCCTGGGGCGTCGAGAACAACAAAGCGATCCACGCCAAGACGCCGAAGGCACTGTTGAAATTCAACAAGCTCGGCTCCATCACCGACCTGCCGTTCAAGGACGAGCAGTTCGATTTCGTATTCGAGACCAGCCTCTGCCACGTCGCGGACAAGCAGATCGTGACTGCGATCGGGGAGCTCAACCGCGTCATCAAGACCGGTCTGATTTTCGGTTCGGTGACGTCAGACATGGCGCCGGCGGTGATCGACCGCTACGACCTCCTGCGCGGCGTCAAGAAGCTCGGCACCTGGTGGGAGTGGTCGGAGCTGTTCTTCGGCAACGGCTTCGATCTCTCCATGCATCGTCGCGACTGCACCGAAGCCGTGTGGGAAGCGACGCTGGCGGCGGGGAAGGGGCCCGGCCACTGGTACGCCGACGCGGACAGCCTGCGTTATTCCTTCTTCGACAAGGTCGAGGCGGAGGAGGACTGA